GGCTGTGCAGTCCTTCGCTGCCGGCCAGTTCAACCACCGCTCCGCCAGTGGCTTCGAGGGCTTCACGGCTGAATTCGATCATTGAGGTGTGGCGCATGAAGGTCTCCACGCTCAGCGCACCGCTGTAACGGGCCGAACCGCATGTGGGCAGGGTGTGATTTGGGCCTGCCAGGTAATCGCCGACCGCTTCAGGGCTCCAGGGACCGATGAAGATGGCGCCTGCCTGCTGAATGCGATCTGCCAGCATCCGTGGCCGCTCCACCAGCAGTTCCAGGTGTTCCGGTGCAAATCGATCGCTGAGGCGCGCGCAGGTTTCCAGGTTGTCGCAGACCACGACCAGCCCCCACTGACCGAGGGATTGCCTGCAAATGGCCTCACGCGGATGCTTGCTCAACTGAGCTGCGAGCTCCGCGGGCAGAGCATCAGCCAAAGACTGGGACGTGGTGAGCAGGATGGCTGCAGCCAGTGGATCGTGTTCCGCCTGAGCCAGGAGATCCGAAGCGACCTGAGCGACGCAGGCCGAGTCATCGGCGATCACCAGCACTTCGCTGGGGCCGGCGAGGGAGTCGATGCCGACTTGCCCATAGACCAGCTTTTTGGCGAGTGTCACGTAGAGATTGCCCGGCCCGCTGATGACATCGACGCAGGGGACGGTTTGGGTGCCAAGGGCAAGAGCGGCGACCGCCTGGGCCCCTCCGATTCGATACACCTCCTGCACACCCGCCAGGTGTGCTGCCGCCAGAACCGTGCGGTTCACTTGGCCATCGCGTCCTGCCGGGGTGACCATCACCAGTTTTTCCACACCGGCGGCCCTTGCCGGAACCGCATTCATCAGCACCGTGCTCGGGTAGGAGGCTCGACCGCCAGGTACGTAGAGACCGGCGGCCTGCACCGGTCGCCATCGCCGTCCCAATCGTTCGCCGTGAACGCCTTGCACATCAAGGTCCTGTGGCTTCTGACGCTGATGAAAATCCTGGATCCGACGATGGGCGAGTTCCAGGGCATCCCTCAAATTCGCAGGACTTTTGTCCCAGGCTTGTTTCAGCTCAATCGCTGGAACGCGAAGCGGCTCCGGACGGAAACCATCGAATTGTTCGGTGAGCGCCATTAGGGCACGGTCGCCTTCACTGCGCACGCGTTCGATGATGGATTCGACCGTTGCGGTTGCCTCCCTCTGGGCCTGGCCAGTCGTACGGGTTGAAATCCGATCGAGCTGGTGCTCAGCCCCCGCTGCGCTCTCGAGGCATCTGGGCAGACCGTTCGCCGCTGGCTCCGTGCTCAGGGTGGTCATCAACGCCCGCTGTCAGGTCTCTTCAAGCTAGGGCCACCACGGATGATCTCGATGGGGTCCATGGGGTCCCTGAGTTAAGATTATGGATTGTCGATGAGAAATCCGCCTCTGTGGCCAATAACAAGTCCTCAAAGAAGCGCGTCGAGATCGCCGAGCGCAATCGCCTCGAGAACAAGGCCTATAAATCCGCCATGCGCACCCTCATGAAGCGCTGCCTGAGTGCCTGTGACGCCTACACCGCTAGTCCAGGCGATGAGGCCAAAGCCGGTGTTCAATCCAGCATGAATGCTGCATTCAGCAAGATCGACAAAGCTGTGAAGCGTGGTGTGCTGCATCGCAACACCGGTGCCCACCAGAAAGCCCGACTTACGGTTGCTGTGAAAAAAGCGATTGACCCCGCTCCTGCAGCAGGCTGAATGCCGATCACTGGTTGGGTTCGACTGAACTCAATCCCTGCAGAATGGATCCTGAAGGCGCGTTTCAGGATCCGATGTCCACTCCGGTGTTAATCGACAGTCACTGTCACATCGTCTTTCGTAGCTTTGAAGAGGATCTCGAGGCTGTGGCTGAGCGTTGGCGTGGTGCTGGTGTGAAGTCGCTCCTGCATGCCTGTGTCGAACCGAGTGAGATCCCTGCCATCCGCTCGCTGGCGGATCGATTCCCGGAGATGCGTTACTCCGTCGGTGTCCATCCACTCGATACCGAGCACTGGAGTCAGGACACAGCCGATGTGTTGCGCCTGGCAGCGCTCGATGACAGTCGGGTGGTGGCCATTGGCGAGCTCGGTCTGGATCTCTTCCGCGACAAAAATCTGGATGAACAGCTTGCAATCCTGCGGCCCCAGCTCGACCTGGCCGTGGAGCTCAACCTGCCGGTGATCATCCATTGCCGTGATGCGGCAGAACCGATGTTGACCGAACTGCGCGCGCGAAGGCTCGAAGGACGTTGTCCCGCCGGAGTGATGCATTGCTGGGGAGGAACCCCAGAGGAGATGCATCAGTTTCTGGAGCTGGGGCTGTACATCAGCTTCAGCGGCACCGTGACATTTCCTAAGGCGGTTCCCACCCATGATTGTGCGCAGCAGGTTCCTCAGGATCGATTCCTGGTGGAGACCGATTGCCCTTTTCTGGCACCGGTTCCCCGCCGGGGTAAACGCAATGAGCCTGCTTTCGTGGCTTCGGTAGCCACGCGTGTCGCTGAGCTGCGCCAGCAGTCGCTCGAGCAGGTTGCTCAGGACAGCACTGCCAATGCAAGGCGTCTGTTCAGGCTTCCCTGACCTTGCAGACTGCGGTACCGCTAAAGTGTAAGATGACTTATTGGCCTGGCCAAGCATGGTTCTCTGTGCTTGGGCTCCCGAAGCGTCCATTACCGTCCGGTGCATTGACGACGTCAGCCGTTCTGACCCGAGTCTTCTAAAGCCAGTGATCGCGGAGGTCGTCCCTTCTAGAGGGATGGCAGCCGCTGTTTTGGCTGAAAGCTCACTCCTTGGTTGAACCGGCTGTCTCCTTCAGGCCCCACTGTCCCCTCCGATACCTGCAGGTCTCCGCATGAGCAGCAGCGCGATTCAGGTCGCCAAGACCGCCACCTATCTGCCCGATCTGGTGGAGGTACAGCGTGCCAGTTTCAAGTGGTTTCTTGAGAGAGGTCTGATCGAGGAGCTCGAGAGCTTCTCGCCGATCACCGATTACACCGGCAAGTTAGAACTCCATTTCGTCGGTAGCGAGTACCGACTGAAGCGTCCTCGCCATGATGTGGAAGAGGCCAAACGTCGTGATGCGACGTTTGCCTCACAGATGTATGTGACCTGCCGGCTGGTCAACAAGGAGACCGGTGAGATCAAGGAACAGGAGGTGTTCATCGGCGAGCTGCCGTTGATG
Above is a window of Synechococcus sp. BIOS-E4-1 DNA encoding:
- the hisD gene encoding histidinol dehydrogenase, producing the protein MTTLSTEPAANGLPRCLESAAGAEHQLDRISTRTTGQAQREATATVESIIERVRSEGDRALMALTEQFDGFRPEPLRVPAIELKQAWDKSPANLRDALELAHRRIQDFHQRQKPQDLDVQGVHGERLGRRWRPVQAAGLYVPGGRASYPSTVLMNAVPARAAGVEKLVMVTPAGRDGQVNRTVLAAAHLAGVQEVYRIGGAQAVAALALGTQTVPCVDVISGPGNLYVTLAKKLVYGQVGIDSLAGPSEVLVIADDSACVAQVASDLLAQAEHDPLAAAILLTTSQSLADALPAELAAQLSKHPREAICRQSLGQWGLVVVCDNLETCARLSDRFAPEHLELLVERPRMLADRIQQAGAIFIGPWSPEAVGDYLAGPNHTLPTCGSARYSGALSVETFMRHTSMIEFSREALEATGGAVVELAGSEGLHSHANSVKVRLD
- the rpsT gene encoding 30S ribosomal protein S20, whose product is MANNKSSKKRVEIAERNRLENKAYKSAMRTLMKRCLSACDAYTASPGDEAKAGVQSSMNAAFSKIDKAVKRGVLHRNTGAHQKARLTVAVKKAIDPAPAAG
- a CDS encoding TatD family hydrolase translates to MSTPVLIDSHCHIVFRSFEEDLEAVAERWRGAGVKSLLHACVEPSEIPAIRSLADRFPEMRYSVGVHPLDTEHWSQDTADVLRLAALDDSRVVAIGELGLDLFRDKNLDEQLAILRPQLDLAVELNLPVIIHCRDAAEPMLTELRARRLEGRCPAGVMHCWGGTPEEMHQFLELGLYISFSGTVTFPKAVPTHDCAQQVPQDRFLVETDCPFLAPVPRRGKRNEPAFVASVATRVAELRQQSLEQVAQDSTANARRLFRLP